A genomic segment from Gemmatimonadota bacterium encodes:
- a CDS encoding transposase: MIDSTGLRIHVGHLRKPPKNRAWRKLHLAVDARTGEIVGSDLTGRRTADCARVPVLIEQIDDRIASVSADGAYDAAAVYEAAQVKGEGHAVRVLIPPGREAQLNPRPSAAQYSKERNRNIRSIRELGRRKWHTRSGYSTRSLVENTVFRYKTMIGRSIRSRTFDGQRVEVRLASAILNTMTRLGMPDSYRVA, from the coding sequence TTGATCGACAGTACGGGGCTCAGGATTCACGTCGGGCATCTACGGAAGCCGCCAAAGAACAGGGCTTGGAGGAAGCTGCACCTCGCGGTTGATGCCCGTACCGGTGAGATCGTCGGCTCGGATCTGACTGGCCGACGGACAGCCGATTGTGCGCGGGTGCCTGTCCTCATCGAGCAGATCGACGATCGGATAGCATCCGTCTCGGCCGACGGGGCCTACGATGCGGCGGCCGTTTACGAGGCGGCCCAGGTGAAGGGTGAAGGCCACGCTGTGAGAGTGCTCATTCCACCTGGACGCGAGGCTCAGCTGAATCCGAGGCCCTCAGCCGCACAGTACAGTAAGGAGAGGAACCGCAACATCCGCTCGATCCGGGAGCTCGGTCGACGCAAGTGGCACACGCGCTCCGGTTACAGCACGCGCAGCCTGGTGGAGAATACCGTCTTCCGATACAAGACGATGATCGGTCGAAGTATCAGAAGCCGAACCTTCGACGGACAACGAGTCGAGGTACGGTTGGCGAGCGCGATTCTCAACACGATGACCCGTCTCGGGATGCCCGACAGCTACCGAGTGGCGTGA
- a CDS encoding helix-turn-helix transcriptional regulator, with product MTTEGQIRNTADLGRLLRAYRKSRGLSQVDAAALAGVGERFLSELERGKPTAEIGLVFRVLDRFGLTLVLATRSGGNLLDERS from the coding sequence ATGACGACTGAGGGCCAAATCCGAAACACAGCCGACCTGGGAAGATTACTGCGTGCCTACCGCAAATCTCGAGGATTATCGCAGGTCGATGCGGCCGCCCTGGCCGGTGTCGGCGAGCGCTTCCTCTCTGAACTCGAACGGGGCAAGCCGACTGCCGAAATCGGGCTCGTCTTCAGGGTCCTCGACCGCTTCGGCCTGACGCTGGTCCTGGCCACGCGTAGCGGCGGCAACCTGTTGGATGAGCGATCATGA
- a CDS encoding type II toxin-antitoxin system HipA family toxin: MNLGLLVVRHFGRDVGTITRTSSGGLLFEYADSWLAKPGFALATSLPLAQGAHETSFFSNLLPEAGARERIAGSAGISPENDFAFLRMFGADCAGSLEITDPDEEPQAIAGPDFLRLTAEDGERLGTKAGFAGLFLPGKRIRLSLAGAQNKLAVIETDDGLAVPLDGRPSTHVLKLPNSDYKGLVENEALMLSLAAAVGLPVVDHEVITLGETRVLLVARYDREVTDGQVLRLHQQDLCQATGLPPDTKYESEGGPSLQTVFDLVRREVADPLTAATTLLDWVAFNVLVHNADAHAKNVSILRTAEGQPELAPFYDLVCTGAYPFDHRMAMSVGGQFDPGAVDKNNWVQLASDIGIGKSLVLSTVERMADRIPRVLDEEITRLQNRLGRIPRRQQVEHTIKHRVKRTLDFLG; the protein is encoded by the coding sequence ATGAATCTCGGCCTCCTGGTCGTTCGCCACTTCGGGCGTGATGTCGGGACGATCACCCGCACGAGCAGCGGAGGCCTGTTGTTCGAATATGCCGACAGCTGGTTGGCGAAACCCGGGTTCGCCCTCGCGACGAGCCTCCCTCTGGCCCAGGGGGCACACGAGACTTCATTCTTCAGCAACCTACTGCCCGAAGCCGGGGCGCGGGAGCGCATCGCCGGAAGCGCGGGCATCTCACCCGAAAACGATTTCGCTTTCCTGAGAATGTTCGGAGCCGACTGTGCCGGCTCCTTGGAGATCACAGATCCCGACGAGGAGCCGCAAGCCATCGCCGGCCCCGACTTTCTCCGGCTCACTGCAGAAGACGGTGAACGGCTAGGGACGAAGGCAGGGTTCGCGGGTCTCTTCCTTCCGGGGAAGCGTATTCGCCTCTCACTCGCCGGAGCCCAAAACAAATTGGCGGTGATCGAAACGGATGATGGGCTGGCCGTTCCCCTTGACGGGCGACCGAGTACGCACGTTCTGAAGCTACCCAACTCCGACTACAAAGGCCTCGTAGAAAACGAAGCGCTCATGCTCTCGCTGGCAGCGGCGGTCGGATTGCCTGTGGTCGACCACGAGGTCATCACTCTGGGTGAAACCAGAGTGTTGCTCGTGGCTCGCTACGACCGGGAGGTAACGGACGGCCAGGTTTTGCGGCTGCATCAACAGGACCTGTGCCAGGCCACCGGACTTCCACCCGACACCAAGTACGAAAGCGAAGGAGGCCCGTCGCTACAGACGGTTTTCGACCTCGTGAGACGAGAGGTCGCTGATCCACTCACCGCCGCCACAACGCTGCTGGACTGGGTCGCCTTTAATGTCCTCGTGCATAACGCGGATGCGCACGCGAAAAACGTCTCCATCCTACGAACGGCGGAGGGGCAGCCTGAACTTGCCCCGTTTTACGATCTTGTCTGCACCGGAGCTTATCCCTTCGACCACCGGATGGCGATGTCGGTCGGTGGGCAATTCGACCCCGGGGCCGTCGATAAGAACAACTGGGTGCAATTGGCATCGGATATCGGGATCGGCAAGTCACTGGTACTGAGCACCGTTGAGAGGATGGCCGACCGAATCCCCCGGGTCCTTGATGAGGAAATCACGAGGCTCCAAAATCGACTCGGCCGGATCCCCAGGCGCCAGCAGGTGGAACACACCATCAAACACCGCGTGAAGAGGACACTGGACTTCCTGGGTTGA